The following proteins are encoded in a genomic region of Chloracidobacterium sp.:
- the rseP gene encoding RIP metalloprotease RseP has translation MIDFLIAVLAIVFVLGVAINIHEFGHFAIAKLFGMRVDAYSLFGLGPRLFGIKIGHTDYRISAIPLGAYVKLYGDESNTGLEAADDQSDTVPESELYELRPRWQKFLVMLGGPFMNIVLALAIPFTMALSYGVPANPAPIVGAVKAGGAAAKAGLQPGDRIVSFDGVDNPSWERMSDDALLIPDIETPIVVERDGKRVALTITPTKVTEQGQSGGFLDMAPDAGVEPVVVGMIDSTMPAATSGLQKGDWILSVNDKAIRNTQEMKQLISENKEQPIKLTVDRAGQRLELTTNAVQKDNEWRIGIAFDQNLLHNLEPVGAAGAASYAVDQNLRILRLTGKALGQVGTGERSAKDTVSGPIGIGQVIVNTAFSSGLIGLISILMFISLSLGVMNLLPIPMLDGGQIMVLGIEKVMSWFGKTLSMAARERIQLTGLAIVLFLVVTVTFFDVSKMFGQ, from the coding sequence ATGATCGATTTCCTGATAGCAGTCTTGGCAATAGTCTTTGTCCTCGGAGTGGCCATAAACATCCACGAATTCGGGCATTTTGCCATCGCAAAACTGTTCGGCATGCGTGTCGATGCGTACTCGTTGTTCGGCCTGGGGCCGCGTCTGTTCGGTATTAAGATCGGGCACACGGATTATCGCATCTCAGCGATACCGCTTGGTGCCTACGTTAAGCTGTATGGCGACGAATCAAATACCGGACTTGAGGCCGCCGATGACCAAAGCGACACTGTTCCCGAAAGCGAACTCTACGAACTGCGGCCGCGTTGGCAGAAATTTCTCGTTATGCTCGGTGGGCCTTTTATGAATATCGTCCTCGCATTGGCGATACCGTTCACAATGGCTCTCAGCTATGGCGTGCCTGCAAATCCCGCACCGATCGTCGGTGCCGTAAAGGCAGGCGGAGCGGCGGCAAAAGCAGGATTGCAGCCCGGCGACCGCATTGTGAGCTTTGACGGCGTGGACAATCCTTCGTGGGAGCGTATGAGCGACGATGCCCTGCTTATACCTGACATCGAAACGCCGATCGTCGTTGAACGCGACGGAAAGCGCGTAGCCCTTACGATCACGCCGACAAAGGTAACCGAACAGGGCCAGTCGGGCGGCTTTCTTGATATGGCCCCTGACGCGGGTGTCGAACCGGTGGTCGTCGGGATGATCGACAGCACGATGCCTGCGGCGACCTCGGGACTGCAAAAAGGCGATTGGATCTTATCGGTCAACGACAAAGCCATTCGCAATACGCAGGAGATGAAACAACTCATCAGCGAGAATAAGGAGCAGCCGATAAAGCTGACCGTCGATCGTGCAGGCCAGAGGCTCGAACTCACGACGAACGCCGTGCAAAAGGATAACGAGTGGCGCATCGGCATCGCTTTTGATCAGAACCTGCTTCACAATCTCGAACCTGTCGGCGCCGCGGGAGCTGCGAGCTACGCAGTTGACCAGAATCTGCGGATACTTCGCCTTACGGGCAAGGCGTTGGGGCAGGTCGGCACCGGCGAGCGTTCCGCCAAGGACACGGTCTCAGGCCCGATAGGCATCGGCCAAGTTATTGTAAACACAGCATTTTCGAGCGGCCTTATAGGCCTCATTTCGATACTGATGTTCATCAGCCTGAGTCTGGGCGTAATGAATTTGCTGCCGATACCGATGCTGGACGGCGGGCAGATCATGGTGCTTGGCATCGAAAAAGTGATGTCGTGGTTCGGCAAGACACTGTCGATGGCCGCGCGTGAACGCATCCAGCTTACGGGGCTTGCGATCGTCCTGTTCCTCGTCGTAACCGTTACGTTCTTTGATGTTTCAAAGATGTTCGGTCAATGA